A stretch of Aedes aegypti strain LVP_AGWG chromosome 2, AaegL5.0 Primary Assembly, whole genome shotgun sequence DNA encodes these proteins:
- the LOC5564976 gene encoding glyoxylate reductase/hydroxypyruvate reductase isoform X2 yields MSTAQQTWRPKVLVTNKETPEKGITILRHKCDVIFPDNVPATRDDILKLVPGVDGIMWVGHYALNGEVLDIGAPTLKAISTMSAGMDYVDIEEFKRRNFPLGYTPTVLNDAVADEAIGLMIAAGRRFHEGRLKIDNSQWQGGPQWMLGRDIKGSTIGIIGLGEIGLTIAKRLKGFEVGDIIYSGRKHKPEAESVGAKFVSQNELLKESDYVFVCVPLNNSTRNLINETTLKLMKPTSVLVNVARGEIIDQDALVAALKNGTIFAAGLDVMTPEPLPADSELLKLPNAVVVPHLGSATQRTREDMSVIAAHNVLAGIAGTPMLAPYPY; encoded by the exons ATGTCCACCGCACAGCAAACCTGGCGCCCCAAGGTTCTGGTAACCAACAAGGAGACCCCGGAAAAGGGCATCACCATTCTACGACACAA ATGTGACGTGATTTTTCCGGACAATGTTCCAGCTACTAGGGATGACATCCTGAAGCTCGTCCCTGGAGTGGACGGTATCATGTGGGTGGGTCACTATGCGCTGAATGGAGAAGTACTGGACATTGGAGCTCCTACTTTGAAGGCCATTTCCACAATGTCGGCTGGAATGGACTATGTGGATATTGAGGAATTCAAGCGCCGAAACTTTCCTCTAGGATACACCCCCACGGTGCTGAATGATGCTGTGGCAGATGAAGCGATTGGATTGATGATCGCCGCAGGAAGACGTTTCCATGAGGGTCGTTTGAAAATCGATAATTCACAATGGCAAGGCGGACCACAGTGGATGCTTGGTCGTGATATCAAGGGAAGCACCATTGGTATAATCGGACTAGGCGAGATCGGTTTGACCATCGCCAAACGATTGAAGGGATTTGAAGTAGGCGATATTATCTACAGCGGAAGGAAGCATAAACCGGAAGCAGAATCAGTTGGGGCTAAATTTGTCTCTCAGaatgaattgctgaaggaaagTGATTACGTTTTCGTTTGCGTGCCGTTGAACAACAGTACTCGCAATTTGATCAACGAAACCACCTTAAAGCTCATGAAACCTACGTCGGTTCTAGTCAATGTCGCACGGGGAGAGATTATCGATCAGGACGCTCTGGTGGCTGCTCTGAAGAATGGGACCATATTTGCCGCTGGCTTGGATGTAATGACCCCAGAACCGTTGCCCGCCGATAGCGAACTGTTGAAGCTTCCTAATGCTG TTGTCGTTCCGCATCTGGGGTCTGCCACGCAGCGCACACGTGAGGACATGTCAGTTATTGCAGCACATAACGTACTGGCCGGAATTGCAGGAACCCCGATGTTGGCGCCTTACCCTTACTAA
- the LOC5564976 gene encoding glyoxylate reductase/hydroxypyruvate reductase isoform X1: protein MYRYKPFRKLMPILLTIQFSYTMSTAQQTWRPKVLVTNKETPEKGITILRHKCDVIFPDNVPATRDDILKLVPGVDGIMWVGHYALNGEVLDIGAPTLKAISTMSAGMDYVDIEEFKRRNFPLGYTPTVLNDAVADEAIGLMIAAGRRFHEGRLKIDNSQWQGGPQWMLGRDIKGSTIGIIGLGEIGLTIAKRLKGFEVGDIIYSGRKHKPEAESVGAKFVSQNELLKESDYVFVCVPLNNSTRNLINETTLKLMKPTSVLVNVARGEIIDQDALVAALKNGTIFAAGLDVMTPEPLPADSELLKLPNAVVVPHLGSATQRTREDMSVIAAHNVLAGIAGTPMLAPYPY from the exons ATGTACAGATACAAGCCATTCAGAAAATTGATGCCAATTCTACTAACAATACAATTCAG CTACACCATGTCCACCGCACAGCAAACCTGGCGCCCCAAGGTTCTGGTAACCAACAAGGAGACCCCGGAAAAGGGCATCACCATTCTACGACACAA ATGTGACGTGATTTTTCCGGACAATGTTCCAGCTACTAGGGATGACATCCTGAAGCTCGTCCCTGGAGTGGACGGTATCATGTGGGTGGGTCACTATGCGCTGAATGGAGAAGTACTGGACATTGGAGCTCCTACTTTGAAGGCCATTTCCACAATGTCGGCTGGAATGGACTATGTGGATATTGAGGAATTCAAGCGCCGAAACTTTCCTCTAGGATACACCCCCACGGTGCTGAATGATGCTGTGGCAGATGAAGCGATTGGATTGATGATCGCCGCAGGAAGACGTTTCCATGAGGGTCGTTTGAAAATCGATAATTCACAATGGCAAGGCGGACCACAGTGGATGCTTGGTCGTGATATCAAGGGAAGCACCATTGGTATAATCGGACTAGGCGAGATCGGTTTGACCATCGCCAAACGATTGAAGGGATTTGAAGTAGGCGATATTATCTACAGCGGAAGGAAGCATAAACCGGAAGCAGAATCAGTTGGGGCTAAATTTGTCTCTCAGaatgaattgctgaaggaaagTGATTACGTTTTCGTTTGCGTGCCGTTGAACAACAGTACTCGCAATTTGATCAACGAAACCACCTTAAAGCTCATGAAACCTACGTCGGTTCTAGTCAATGTCGCACGGGGAGAGATTATCGATCAGGACGCTCTGGTGGCTGCTCTGAAGAATGGGACCATATTTGCCGCTGGCTTGGATGTAATGACCCCAGAACCGTTGCCCGCCGATAGCGAACTGTTGAAGCTTCCTAATGCTG TTGTCGTTCCGCATCTGGGGTCTGCCACGCAGCGCACACGTGAGGACATGTCAGTTATTGCAGCACATAACGTACTGGCCGGAATTGCAGGAACCCCGATGTTGGCGCCTTACCCTTACTAA